A single region of the Triticum dicoccoides isolate Atlit2015 ecotype Zavitan chromosome 2B, WEW_v2.0, whole genome shotgun sequence genome encodes:
- the LOC119367272 gene encoding uncharacterized protein LOC119367272 encodes MPPPGSWFYMLRRKRGGDDGEIKRGDRAPAVVTTPPSSSASSRGVPVPPPCTPNRASYYVPSGERGAVKGIPIPPKRRDTQFPRSPQPSDIVFDVVTVSRAAADRFDGLRAMPELKLRPILTKPAGKKVEGEEGASGSGSASPTARARRRRRPRLYVKPSGGRMGRRPADAQPPTKTTTGPQKRRARRRRWLQESLVVVKESADPEEDFLASMAEMIAANDEVRASPRGLEELLACYLALNAAEHHRAIVAAFRRAWLDATATGIKHRPPPSQGLAG; translated from the coding sequence ATGCCGCCGCCGGGCTCCTGGTTCTACATGCTGCGGCGCAAGCGAGGAGGCGACGACGGCGAGATCAAAAGAGGCGATCGTGCCCCGGCGGTGGTGAccacgccgccgtcgtcgtcggcgtcgtcgcggGGGGTGCCGGTGCCGCCTCCGTGCACCCCGAACAGGGCGTCCTACTACGTCCCCAGCGGCGAGCGTGGAGCTGTCAAGGGGATTCCGATTCCGCCCAAGCGCCGGGACACGCAATTCCCGCGCAGCCCGCAGCCGAGCGACATCGTCTTCGACGTGGTCACCGTGTCGCGGGCCGCGGCCGACCGGTTCGACGGGCTCAGGGCGATGCCGGAGCTCAAGCTGCGGCCGATTCTCACCAAACCGGCCGGCAAGAAggtggagggggaggagggggcctCGGGGAGCGGCAGCGCGTCGCCGACGgccagggcgcggcggcggcggcggccgcggctcTACGTGAAGCCGAGCGGCGGGCGgatggggaggaggccggcggacgCGCAGCCCCCGACGAAGACGACCACCGGGCCGCAGAAGCGACGCGCCAGGCGGCGGCGCTGGCTGCAGGAGAGCCTGGTGGTGGTGAAGGAGTCGGCGGACCCCGAGGAGGACTTCCTGGCGAGCATGGCGGAGATGATCGCTGCCAACGACGAGGTCCGCGCGTCGCCCCGGGGCCTCGAGGAGCTGCTCGCGTGCTACCTCGCCCTCAACGCCGCCGAGCACCACCGCGCCATCGTCGCCGCCTTCCGGCGCGCCTGGCTCGACGCCACCGCCACCGGCATCAAGCACAGGCCGCCGCCGTCACAGGGCCTCGCTGGCTAA